Proteins from one Oscillatoria nigro-viridis PCC 7112 genomic window:
- a CDS encoding DUF433 domain-containing protein — MMFDRITFDPKIMGGRACIRGMRITVSLVVSLVANGMSVQEILAAYPYLEAEDIKASLQYQLSTSML, encoded by the coding sequence ATGATGTTCGATCGCATTACCTTCGATCCAAAAATTATGGGAGGAAGAGCTTGCATTCGAGGAATGCGAATCACTGTTTCTTTGGTAGTGAGTTTAGTAGCAAATGGGATGAGTGTACAGGAAATTTTGGCAGCTTATCCTTATTTGGAAGCTGAGGATATTAAAGCTAGTCTCCAGTATCAACTCTCAACCTCAATGCTATGA
- a CDS encoding DUF6883 domain-containing protein, which produces MNAPARLEFPIAKAQYLFSSAAEAGVGGDKQKFWREVMGFESPEAIRDAIIAQISLELLQPVGQNDYGERYQAIILVTGRSGVSWQIRTGWIVLFGEDIARFVTAFPQRFGRQQ; this is translated from the coding sequence ATGAATGCACCCGCTCGTTTAGAGTTTCCCATTGCTAAGGCCCAATATCTCTTCAGCAGTGCCGCGGAAGCAGGAGTAGGCGGAGATAAGCAGAAATTCTGGCGGGAGGTGATGGGGTTTGAGTCACCGGAGGCGATTCGAGACGCAATTATAGCCCAAATCTCGCTAGAATTGTTACAGCCAGTCGGACAGAATGACTATGGAGAACGCTACCAAGCTATTATTTTAGTTACAGGGCGATCGGGAGTATCTTGGCAAATCCGTACAGGTTGGATTGTTTTATTTGGTGAAGATATTGCTAGATTTGTTACCGCATTTCCTCAACGCTTTGGGAGACAGCAATGA
- a CDS encoding DUF2281 domain-containing protein — MSKFQLLDAVTLTEAVALADGEIAPPQTAGTIVEVFKNGEAYLVELFGGWVKAEVGGDFVPATQHEPGAFMQTIGVETVYPHQLQLVKSADQMMGIREHLLSVLNNLPDELVAEVCDFAEFLQEKQQKVRSY; from the coding sequence ATGAGCAAATTTCAGTTATTGGATGCAGTGACTTTAACCGAAGCAGTCGCCCTGGCTGATGGCGAGATTGCACCGCCACAAACAGCCGGGACAATTGTTGAGGTTTTCAAGAATGGTGAAGCTTATTTAGTAGAATTATTTGGCGGATGGGTGAAAGCAGAAGTTGGCGGGGATTTTGTGCCTGCAACTCAGCATGAACCTGGAGCATTTATGCAAACCATTGGTGTTGAAACAGTTTATCCGCATCAGTTGCAATTAGTAAAATCTGCCGACCAAATGATGGGGATTCGAGAGCATTTACTGTCGGTTTTAAATAATTTACCTGACGAGTTAGTGGCTGAAGTCTGCGATTTTGCGGAGTTTTTGCAGGAAAAACAGCAAAAAGTGCGATCGTATTAG
- a CDS encoding DUF433 domain-containing protein has protein sequence MSTIRLQLAEYLKCRGFTPENLVEAVGETLNPETVYQLIEKAENLSHLDLSVLATIIDGLSKLNGFPVGIAEVLIFFPDISEETLAKSTWRQLYLVDNEIPPYDWGDVDPMKLGQPVRYIPGLGIVILDNESATTSKENIQQFTRITSDSEFMAGKPCIRNLPITVETIISMMASHYSTAEIRQTYPELEEEDFKEVLAYAAWRIKETNLLDISNKKIEKICESAT, from the coding sequence ATGAGTACAATTCGCTTACAACTAGCCGAATACTTGAAATGTCGAGGTTTCACCCCCGAAAACTTAGTCGAAGCTGTGGGCGAAACACTCAATCCTGAAACCGTATACCAACTGATCGAAAAAGCCGAAAACCTCAGCCACCTAGACTTATCCGTCCTAGCCACAATTATAGATGGCTTGAGCAAACTCAATGGTTTTCCCGTTGGCATCGCAGAAGTGCTAATATTTTTTCCTGACATTTCCGAGGAAACATTGGCAAAATCGACTTGGCGTCAGCTTTACCTCGTCGATAATGAAATTCCCCCTTATGATTGGGGAGATGTAGACCCGATGAAACTTGGTCAACCCGTGCGCTATATACCGGGACTTGGAATAGTAATTCTGGACAATGAAAGTGCAACGACTAGCAAAGAAAATATCCAGCAATTTACTAGAATTACCTCCGATTCAGAATTCATGGCGGGAAAACCTTGCATTCGCAACTTACCCATAACTGTTGAGACTATCATCTCAATGATGGCGTCTCACTATTCGACAGCAGAAATACGCCAAACTTATCCAGAACTTGAAGAAGAAGACTTTAAAGAAGTTCTAGCCTATGCTGCGTGGCGGATTAAAGAAACAAACCTCCTTGACATTAGCAATAAAAAGATAGAGAAAATTTGTGAGTCAGCTACCTAA
- a CDS encoding aldo/keto reductase, translating to MEYKKLGDSDLSVSAICLGTMTYGQQNTVAEATQQLDFAIDRGINFIDTAEMYPVPGKPETQGKTEEYIGEWLAKQQRDKVIIATKVAGRSTRRFNWIREGKNQIDRPNVEKALNDSLKRLQTDYIDLYQIHWPDRYVPLFGAPDYDIAQEHETVPILEQLEVFADLIKAGKIRYLGLSNETPWGVCEFCELAEKHGLPKVVSIQNAFSLTNRTFHLNLAETCRFKNVGLMAYSPLGFGLLTGKYLNGIPENSRLALFAGFGQRYDKTNLNDAVKAYVEIAGKHGISPAQMALAYVRSRWFVTSTIIGATSLEPTFRTLNWHTRSWGAPSESLVRDNNQKYPRPVGSQSHRPVGAS from the coding sequence ATGGAATACAAAAAACTAGGCGACAGCGACTTATCAGTATCTGCAATTTGTTTGGGTACGATGACTTACGGCCAGCAGAACACCGTGGCAGAAGCGACCCAACAGCTCGATTTTGCGATCGATAGAGGCATCAACTTTATCGATACGGCTGAAATGTATCCCGTCCCTGGAAAACCGGAAACTCAGGGAAAAACAGAGGAATATATCGGCGAGTGGTTGGCGAAACAGCAGCGGGATAAAGTCATTATAGCTACTAAAGTAGCGGGCAGAAGCACTCGCCGATTCAACTGGATTCGGGAAGGGAAAAATCAGATCGATCGCCCAAATGTCGAAAAAGCCCTGAATGACAGCCTGAAGCGCTTGCAAACCGACTACATCGACCTGTATCAGATCCACTGGCCCGATCGCTACGTGCCGCTATTTGGCGCGCCGGATTACGACATCGCCCAAGAACACGAAACTGTACCGATTTTGGAACAGTTAGAGGTATTTGCTGATTTGATTAAAGCTGGAAAAATCCGCTATTTGGGTTTGAGTAACGAGACGCCTTGGGGAGTTTGCGAGTTTTGTGAATTGGCGGAAAAACACGGGTTGCCGAAGGTTGTTTCGATTCAGAATGCTTTCAGTTTGACCAATCGGACATTTCACCTGAATTTAGCAGAAACTTGCCGTTTTAAGAATGTGGGATTGATGGCTTACAGTCCTTTGGGGTTTGGGCTGTTAACGGGTAAATACTTGAATGGAATTCCCGAAAATTCTAGGTTGGCTTTATTCGCGGGATTTGGTCAGCGTTACGATAAAACTAATCTGAATGATGCGGTGAAAGCCTATGTTGAGATTGCGGGGAAACATGGGATAAGTCCGGCGCAGATGGCTTTGGCGTATGTGCGATCGCGCTGGTTTGTCACGAGTACAATTATCGGTGCAACCAGTCTCGAACCCACATTCCGCACCCTCAACTGGCACACACGCAGTTGGGGTGCTCCGTCCGAGTCTCTCGTCCGAGATAATAATCAAAAATACCCGCGACCTGTTGGGTCACAATCGCATCGACCTGTTGGGGCAAGTTGA
- a CDS encoding DegT/DnrJ/EryC1/StrS family aminotransferase, with protein MSNRPLKVPFVNLSLQHQPIQSQITEAIRKIIEQGDFILGQALTEFETAFAAASGVKYGVGVACGTDAIALGLQACGINPGDEIIIPANTFIATAIAVLQAKAIPILVDCDPETALIDLTAASTAVTSKTKAIIPVHLYGQMVSPRQLLDFANRHDLIVFEDAAQAHLAEREGYRAGSIGKAAAFSFYPSKNLGAFGDGGMLITNDAELAEKMRTLRNYGAPSKYLHTEIGTNSRLDNLQAAVLNVKLPYLEQWNRDRAAAAQHYNTLLEPLKHKGIVPIANHSSSGHIYHLYVIKITEESSLAKPSKRIDRNTLQEKLAQHGIQTGIHYPVPCHLQPAYQNLGNRGDFPRAETLCEQILSLPMYPGLSNTQIEQVVRAIELSLNC; from the coding sequence ATGAGTAACCGCCCGCTAAAAGTTCCGTTTGTCAACCTCTCCCTGCAACACCAACCAATCCAATCCCAAATAACAGAAGCAATTAGAAAAATTATCGAGCAAGGAGATTTTATTTTAGGTCAAGCACTGACCGAATTTGAAACAGCATTTGCAGCAGCTTCTGGAGTAAAATACGGCGTAGGAGTGGCTTGCGGAACAGATGCGATCGCTCTGGGACTTCAAGCTTGCGGCATTAATCCGGGCGACGAAATTATCATACCCGCTAACACTTTTATCGCCACCGCGATCGCCGTCCTCCAAGCCAAAGCTATACCTATTCTTGTAGATTGCGACCCGGAAACCGCCCTGATTGACCTCACAGCAGCCTCCACAGCAGTTACCTCGAAAACTAAAGCAATTATCCCCGTACACCTCTACGGTCAAATGGTGTCGCCCCGGCAGCTTTTAGATTTTGCGAACCGCCACGATTTGATCGTATTTGAAGATGCCGCCCAAGCGCACTTAGCCGAAAGAGAAGGATACCGCGCGGGTTCCATTGGTAAAGCAGCAGCATTCAGCTTTTATCCCAGCAAAAACCTCGGTGCTTTTGGCGACGGCGGGATGTTAATTACTAACGATGCAGAGCTCGCAGAAAAAATGCGAACTCTCCGCAATTACGGAGCACCCAGCAAATATTTGCACACAGAAATCGGCACCAACAGCCGTCTCGACAATTTGCAAGCTGCCGTGCTCAATGTTAAATTGCCTTACTTAGAACAATGGAATCGCGATCGCGCCGCCGCCGCCCAACACTACAATACTCTATTAGAACCCCTGAAACACAAAGGCATTGTACCCATCGCCAACCACAGCAGCAGCGGTCACATTTATCACCTGTATGTTATCAAAATTACTGAGGAAAGCTCGTTAGCGAAGCCCTCGAAGAGGATCGACCGCAACACCCTTCAGGAAAAACTCGCCCAACACGGCATTCAAACAGGTATACACTATCCCGTACCTTGTCACCTGCAACCCGCCTACCAAAACTTAGGCAATCGGGGCGACTTCCCCCGCGCCGAAACCCTGTGCGAGCAGATTTTATCATTGCCAATGTATCCCGGATTGAGCAATACTCAGATCGAGCAAGTTGTTCGGGCGATCGAACTATCATTGAATTGCTAA
- the crtB gene encoding cyanoexosortase B, with amino-acid sequence MHIQRKIRIVFKRYLLGEGITVLLVLLYAPLLVHWYDGWLNKSISIEHEYFSHGLIGLPYAAYIALMNRKCWRSLPNSPHPLGGFLLVLATLFYLSRLSDLVNLSLPVMLASICLCLKGIPGLQLQAMPLLFVFLASPNHIPYLIEPYALPLQQFIAETSGWILIKVGINVRVEEIYLYVNERIVEVAPHCAGLKMLFTSLYVSLILLDWTGVWISRKKSLLFLVMTSIISITSNIFRNTVLTYFHGTDREALFTWLHAEWGGDLYSACILGLLVLLLNGMEKYFPSQSGN; translated from the coding sequence ATGCACATCCAGCGCAAAATTCGCATTGTTTTCAAGCGATACCTCCTGGGGGAAGGTATCACGGTGCTCCTAGTGCTGCTGTACGCCCCCCTGCTAGTACACTGGTACGACGGCTGGTTGAACAAAAGCATCAGCATCGAACACGAATATTTCAGCCACGGACTAATTGGTTTGCCCTACGCAGCTTATATTGCTTTGATGAACCGAAAGTGCTGGCGCAGCTTGCCCAACTCACCGCATCCTTTGGGAGGCTTTTTGCTGGTACTAGCCACGCTTTTTTATCTGAGTCGCTTGAGCGATTTAGTAAATTTATCCCTCCCCGTAATGCTGGCCAGCATTTGCTTATGTTTAAAAGGAATTCCCGGCTTGCAATTGCAGGCGATGCCGCTTTTATTCGTATTTCTGGCCTCGCCCAACCACATTCCTTACCTTATAGAACCCTACGCCTTGCCCTTGCAGCAATTCATTGCCGAAACATCAGGCTGGATATTAATTAAGGTTGGTATCAACGTGAGAGTGGAAGAAATTTATCTGTACGTGAACGAGCGCATCGTAGAAGTTGCTCCGCACTGTGCAGGCTTGAAAATGCTGTTTACCAGTCTTTACGTCAGCTTAATTCTGCTGGATTGGACGGGAGTTTGGATTTCCCGCAAAAAAAGCCTTTTGTTTTTAGTGATGACATCCATTATTAGCATCACTTCCAACATTTTCCGCAACACTGTACTAACTTACTTTCACGGAACCGACAGAGAGGCGCTTTTTACTTGGCTACACGCCGAATGGGGCGGAGATTTGTATTCTGCTTGTATACTAGGGTTATTGGTACTTCTCCTCAACGGGATGGAAAAGTATTTTCCAAGTCAGTCTGGCAATTAA
- a CDS encoding cyanoexosortase B system-associated protein, with amino-acid sequence MISAHKLLRRYQLSKIMVLVFLLVLVGAVAIPGYATGRWPWTNQPTLANIKQLKSLHQNGIKIPGWQVIAVQNNVQIGAHRWLVEEIKNDRTIAILLLLPQNYPKNQPQVEWLDIDGFHRWQTDSHRTLRFTVKLAPIPGQPPPNVEARFFRSWTPQQTFAVVQWYAWPNGGSPATSRWFWEDSIARLSNRRASWVAVSIILPIQPQGDIKIAQPLLESLAESVQAKLITETFRFE; translated from the coding sequence ATGATTTCAGCACACAAACTACTGCGGCGGTATCAATTATCTAAAATTATGGTACTGGTGTTTTTGCTGGTATTAGTTGGGGCAGTAGCAATTCCCGGCTACGCGACTGGAAGGTGGCCTTGGACAAACCAACCAACTCTTGCCAACATCAAGCAATTAAAAAGTTTGCACCAAAACGGGATAAAAATTCCTGGGTGGCAGGTTATAGCCGTTCAGAATAACGTCCAAATTGGTGCTCACAGATGGTTAGTTGAAGAAATTAAAAATGATCGAACAATTGCCATTTTATTGCTGTTGCCTCAAAATTACCCCAAAAACCAGCCGCAGGTAGAATGGCTAGATATCGATGGATTTCATCGGTGGCAAACCGATTCTCATCGCACTTTGAGGTTTACAGTTAAATTAGCACCAATACCCGGCCAGCCACCGCCTAATGTCGAGGCGAGGTTTTTCCGAAGCTGGACTCCCCAACAAACTTTTGCTGTCGTGCAGTGGTACGCTTGGCCTAACGGGGGTTCTCCAGCAACCAGTCGCTGGTTTTGGGAAGACAGCATTGCTAGACTGTCGAACCGCCGCGCTTCTTGGGTTGCTGTCAGTATCATCCTTCCCATTCAACCGCAGGGCGACATTAAGATAGCTCAACCATTGCTGGAATCTCTTGCCGAAAGTGTCCAGGCTAAATTAATTACAGAAACTTTTCGGTTTGAGTAA
- a CDS encoding polysaccharide biosynthesis/export family protein, with the protein MKLTSQAIIQNNTFLNRRKMREKFTIKNRLAFSLAGLHSTAWTLSFAAVFWGFNNSKNFSETALAQSVVPGSEGLAAPPPLRVPPPPPANFNRDINPAFRNRPYRLGPGDQISVQVQRFPELGFTGAISPEGVIVLPLIGTVNVRGLTVEESQQRLRERFGQFIKNPQVSAALLVQRPVVVTVTGEVARPGFYPLQTPQLPAALAAAAGTNPTAELRGVRVRRTLPSGAVAEQVVDILTPLQTGIAPPDLRLEDGDAIVVPYKQVTPASKSDRDLASRYSLAAAAVPVQITVTGEVSKPGFYTLPAGSGRISAALAIAGGVTGKADLREVRVRRTLMDGSSVEQPIDLYTPLANANDLFDVPLASGDVIVIPELDASTKNLDYDKALVSRSTLIKPRIYVRVLSYASGGLTSFYVENGSRFLDALNNLPVNLADLRKIALIRFDEKQGRAINRSIDAKAALEGNVSQNPMLEDNDVIVIGRNLVERIGYVINTFTRPFRDTLGFILFFEQLRNGVKNLFGP; encoded by the coding sequence ATGAAACTTACAAGTCAGGCTATTATTCAAAATAATACTTTTTTAAATCGTCGGAAAATGCGGGAAAAATTCACTATTAAAAATCGCCTTGCTTTCTCCTTGGCAGGTCTGCATTCAACTGCTTGGACTCTATCTTTTGCTGCTGTATTCTGGGGTTTTAATAATAGCAAAAATTTTTCGGAAACGGCTTTAGCTCAATCTGTTGTTCCTGGTTCCGAGGGACTCGCGGCGCCACCGCCATTGCGTGTACCGCCACCGCCGCCTGCCAATTTCAACCGGGATATTAACCCAGCTTTTCGGAATCGGCCCTACCGCCTGGGCCCGGGAGACCAGATTTCTGTTCAAGTTCAGCGCTTCCCAGAGCTAGGTTTTACGGGTGCAATTAGCCCTGAAGGGGTCATTGTACTGCCGCTAATCGGAACAGTAAATGTGCGCGGTCTTACTGTCGAAGAATCACAGCAGCGCCTCCGGGAGCGCTTTGGCCAATTTATCAAAAATCCTCAAGTCTCGGCTGCTTTGCTGGTTCAGCGCCCAGTAGTGGTGACGGTGACGGGGGAAGTTGCCAGACCGGGTTTTTATCCGCTGCAAACCCCCCAGCTTCCTGCTGCTTTGGCGGCTGCTGCTGGGACTAATCCTACGGCGGAACTGCGAGGGGTGCGGGTGCGGCGGACTCTGCCTTCCGGTGCTGTCGCGGAGCAAGTTGTTGATATTTTGACACCGTTGCAAACTGGTATTGCTCCGCCGGATTTGCGTTTGGAAGATGGAGATGCGATCGTCGTACCGTATAAACAGGTTACGCCCGCGAGCAAATCCGATCGAGATTTAGCATCCAGGTACAGCCTCGCTGCTGCTGCTGTCCCCGTCCAAATCACTGTCACCGGAGAAGTCAGCAAACCCGGTTTTTACACGCTTCCGGCGGGTTCTGGTCGAATTTCGGCTGCTTTGGCGATTGCGGGGGGAGTCACGGGAAAAGCCGATTTGCGGGAGGTGCGAGTGCGGCGGACGCTGATGGACGGCTCCTCGGTGGAACAACCAATCGACCTCTACACTCCCTTAGCAAACGCTAACGATTTGTTCGATGTTCCTTTGGCATCGGGAGATGTGATTGTCATCCCGGAATTGGACGCCAGTACCAAAAACCTAGACTACGACAAAGCTCTGGTTTCGCGGTCTACTCTGATTAAGCCGAGGATCTACGTTCGAGTTTTGAGTTACGCTAGTGGTGGTTTGACCTCGTTCTACGTAGAAAATGGCAGCAGGTTTTTGGATGCTCTCAACAACTTGCCTGTTAATCTTGCTGACTTGCGGAAAATAGCCCTGATTCGGTTCGACGAAAAGCAAGGTAGAGCAATCAACCGTTCGATAGATGCTAAAGCTGCTTTGGAGGGCAATGTTTCTCAGAACCCGATGCTCGAAGATAATGATGTGATTGTGATTGGTAGGAATTTGGTAGAGCGCATTGGTTATGTAATCAATACTTTTACTCGACCATTCCGGGATACTTTGGGATTTATTCTGTTCTTTGAGCAGTTGAGAAATGGGGTGAAAAATCTGTTCGGCCCATGA
- a CDS encoding GumC family protein yields the protein MTLSVVKRYLIAFDQYKWVGLATLAVTVGVSGVVALQPKAAPVYVAIGTLAYDRPSVIFSSTTTKIQQEGQEITKDMLLDKMVVKPAAEKLIKAEKKLNQEEAENKVKALAKKLEKDVQVKMPSKNNDPSALIQVLYKNADRKKAVEVVETLMQEMVEYSKKFNTSRLRATIAQINQRLPKVTQELRETEAKLEAYEKREGTSILAAQSGALPQAITSSQQQQRQLRVQLGGIEAQINSLQERLGLNVEQAYVAQALSADPIIAQLRVQLFSIESQLKILRSDLQEEHPKIVELLKQKQAFEQQLQQRQSEVLGGNGVAAPLRSAARIRVDSSLDPARQQLAQTLIGLQTQRDALQQQLQGIEKTEQLLRREHATIPNKQLEQARLAQQVAFKKALYDKMQSALVDAEAAVAETTGSLRIAQFPQTDDVESNQRGLPVMLAVGGFVGLLLGGGLIFLLGMLNGKFYSWEEVRAALVEKEVPILAVLPEVTVFDSYGDEIMPLALEANSPYLEFYERLRTNLRRIGNKPVKVVLLTSAAPLEGKSFSAYNLAIASARSGKRTLLIEADLRSPSNVESLKIAADPLATVEPLHYYGNISECVLLVPEVENLYVVPSPGFLRQASAVLESSEMRRLFEDVRNRFDFVVVDSPALSECNDALTLEPYTDGMILVARPGYTLSSMLSEAADQLLESEEDESHKSGPRLLGAIINGADIPVKFRNDIDIDEWELPLSAIGDRAIEVRSRQLPQQSKPKNKAINSKLS from the coding sequence ATGACTTTATCCGTTGTCAAACGTTATTTAATTGCTTTCGACCAATACAAGTGGGTGGGGCTGGCTACTCTCGCGGTGACTGTGGGCGTGTCGGGAGTAGTGGCCCTGCAGCCAAAGGCGGCCCCAGTTTACGTTGCAATAGGTACGCTGGCATACGACAGACCGAGCGTGATTTTTTCATCGACTACTACTAAAATTCAACAGGAAGGACAAGAAATAACTAAAGATATGCTGCTGGATAAAATGGTGGTTAAACCAGCAGCAGAAAAACTCATCAAAGCCGAAAAAAAATTAAACCAAGAAGAAGCGGAAAACAAAGTAAAAGCTTTGGCTAAAAAGCTGGAAAAAGATGTGCAAGTAAAGATGCCCAGCAAGAATAATGACCCCAGCGCTTTGATTCAAGTATTGTACAAAAATGCCGATCGTAAAAAAGCCGTAGAGGTAGTAGAGACGCTGATGCAGGAAATGGTAGAGTACAGCAAAAAATTTAATACTTCTAGACTGCGAGCAACGATCGCCCAAATTAACCAGCGTTTGCCGAAAGTAACTCAGGAACTCAGAGAGACGGAAGCAAAACTTGAAGCTTACGAAAAACGAGAAGGAACTTCAATTTTAGCAGCTCAGAGCGGTGCTTTGCCGCAAGCGATTACCAGCAGCCAACAGCAGCAGCGGCAACTCCGCGTGCAGTTGGGAGGAATTGAAGCTCAAATTAACAGTTTGCAGGAGCGCTTGGGATTGAATGTGGAGCAAGCTTACGTCGCTCAAGCACTCTCTGCCGATCCCATTATTGCCCAACTGCGAGTGCAATTGTTTTCGATCGAATCTCAGCTCAAAATTCTCCGCAGCGACTTGCAGGAGGAACACCCGAAAATTGTAGAATTGCTCAAACAAAAACAAGCTTTTGAGCAGCAGTTGCAGCAGCGGCAATCAGAGGTACTCGGCGGTAACGGGGTGGCGGCTCCGCTCAGAAGTGCCGCTCGAATTCGGGTAGACTCTTCTTTAGATCCGGCCAGACAGCAGTTAGCTCAAACTTTGATTGGTTTGCAAACGCAGCGGGATGCGCTGCAACAGCAACTCCAAGGAATCGAGAAAACTGAACAGCTATTGCGTCGGGAACACGCGACAATCCCTAACAAGCAGTTAGAACAAGCGCGGTTAGCCCAGCAAGTGGCGTTCAAAAAAGCTCTCTACGACAAGATGCAGTCGGCTTTGGTAGATGCTGAGGCGGCGGTAGCTGAGACAACGGGGAGTTTGAGAATCGCCCAATTTCCGCAAACTGATGACGTGGAGTCAAACCAGAGAGGTTTGCCCGTGATGCTGGCTGTGGGCGGATTTGTGGGATTGCTGCTGGGCGGGGGGTTGATATTTTTGTTGGGGATGCTCAACGGCAAGTTTTACAGTTGGGAAGAAGTGCGGGCGGCTTTGGTGGAAAAAGAGGTGCCGATACTGGCAGTTTTGCCTGAAGTGACGGTGTTTGATTCCTACGGCGATGAAATAATGCCGCTCGCCCTGGAGGCAAATTCTCCCTATTTGGAATTTTACGAGCGGTTGCGTACTAATTTGCGCCGGATCGGGAACAAACCGGTCAAGGTGGTGTTGCTGACTTCGGCGGCGCCTTTGGAGGGGAAAAGTTTTAGCGCTTACAATTTGGCAATTGCATCGGCTCGATCGGGTAAACGGACTTTGTTAATTGAAGCAGATTTGCGATCGCCTTCTAACGTTGAATCTTTGAAAATTGCTGCCGATCCTTTGGCGACTGTGGAACCTTTGCACTATTACGGCAATATTAGCGAGTGCGTCCTTTTGGTTCCAGAGGTAGAGAATCTATACGTTGTGCCGAGTCCCGGCTTTTTGCGGCAAGCCTCCGCCGTACTCGAATCGAGCGAAATGCGGAGATTGTTTGAGGATGTTCGCAACCGCTTTGATTTTGTGGTTGTGGATTCTCCGGCATTGAGCGAGTGCAACGACGCGCTGACGCTGGAACCGTACACGGACGGTATGATTTTGGTGGCGCGGCCTGGCTACACTTTGTCTAGTATGTTGTCTGAGGCTGCGGATCAGTTGCTGGAATCCGAGGAGGACGAGTCGCATAAATCCGGCCCGCGGCTGTTGGGAGCGATTATTAACGGTGCTGATATTCCGGTGAAGTTCCGCAATGATATTGATATTGATGAATGGGAGTTGCCTTTGAGTGCGATCGGCGATCGCGCGATCGAAGTGCGATCGAGGCAATTACCGCAGCAGTCAAAGCCCAAAAACAAAGCTATTAATAGTAAATTGAGCTAA